One genomic segment of Mycolicibacterium chubuense NBB4 includes these proteins:
- a CDS encoding M24 family metallopeptidase, which produces MTTFATAWGAGTTARDIPELPDRGRMYRECGARLRASMRDRGVDALVLLGNGNVVYATGASWPLLDAGLSHVERPVAVVLADDEHPHLYMPFREGSSFESELPDDHVHGPLYLEFDEGVEHFASILAGLIPAGSSIAVDELTGAMRRSAGRLFPAGAPTDAALVIGPAKLVKTVDQVAAIRKACRITEEAAVDVQKSLAPGVRQIDLSAAFVRRAFELGATANMLEAIWQVMPTSKAAGTWTTTGDLALPLLTTERALAKGDVLWTDVSITYEGYCSDFGRTWLVGEEPSARQQAQFDQWRAILDAVLAVLRGGTTCGDLARAAIAANGGAKPWLPHFYLGHGIGTNAAETPLIGTDLGEDFDDNFVIPAGMALVLEPVVWEDGTGGYRSEEIVVVTEDGYVPITDYPYAPYGEGARA; this is translated from the coding sequence ATGACCACCTTCGCGACCGCCTGGGGCGCCGGCACCACCGCCCGCGACATCCCCGAGCTGCCCGACCGCGGTCGGATGTACCGCGAGTGCGGTGCGCGGCTGCGCGCGTCGATGAGGGACAGGGGCGTCGACGCGCTGGTCCTGCTCGGCAACGGCAATGTGGTGTACGCGACGGGCGCCAGCTGGCCGCTGCTCGACGCCGGCCTGTCTCATGTCGAGCGACCCGTCGCCGTCGTGCTCGCCGACGACGAGCACCCCCACCTCTACATGCCGTTCCGGGAAGGCAGCTCGTTCGAGTCGGAACTGCCCGACGACCACGTGCACGGGCCGCTGTATCTCGAATTCGACGAAGGGGTAGAGCATTTCGCGTCGATCCTGGCCGGCCTCATCCCGGCGGGATCCAGCATCGCGGTCGACGAGCTGACCGGAGCGATGCGCCGCAGCGCCGGCCGGCTCTTCCCGGCGGGTGCGCCGACGGACGCCGCGCTGGTGATCGGGCCGGCCAAACTGGTCAAGACCGTCGACCAGGTCGCGGCCATCCGCAAGGCCTGCCGCATCACCGAGGAAGCGGCCGTCGACGTGCAGAAGTCACTGGCACCGGGCGTGCGGCAGATCGACCTGTCCGCAGCCTTCGTCCGGCGCGCCTTCGAGCTCGGCGCGACCGCCAACATGCTCGAGGCGATCTGGCAGGTGATGCCCACCTCCAAAGCCGCGGGCACGTGGACCACGACAGGTGACCTGGCGCTGCCGCTGCTGACCACCGAGCGCGCGCTGGCCAAGGGTGACGTGCTGTGGACGGATGTGAGCATCACCTACGAGGGGTACTGCTCGGACTTCGGCCGCACCTGGTTGGTGGGCGAGGAACCGTCGGCTCGCCAGCAGGCGCAGTTCGATCAGTGGCGCGCGATCCTCGACGCCGTCCTGGCCGTGCTGCGGGGGGGCACCACGTGCGGGGATCTCGCCCGAGCGGCGATCGCGGCCAACGGCGGCGCCAAACCCTGGCTCCCGCATTTCTACCTCGGGCACGGCATCGGCACCAACGCCGCCGAAACACCGTTGATCGGGACCGATCTCGGCGAGGACTTCGACGACAACTTCGTCATCCCGGCCGGGATGGCGCTCGTGCTCGAACCGGTCGTGTGGGAAGACGGAACAGGCGGCTACCGCAGCGAGGAGATCGTCGTGGTCACCGAGGACGGCTATGTGCCGATCACCGACTACCCCTACGCACCGTACGGAGAGGGCGCGCGCGCATGA
- a CDS encoding amidohydrolase family protein, whose protein sequence is MSTLTDVTLYPPEGFGAPKNRHGHSTGAVTGLPADTVIFSADNHISVADDIFYERFPEELKGAAPRIWYEDGAYMVGMKGKAWTGGDFGRVLMQYDDLAGAASNNIEARIRELKEDGIDKELAFPNAVLALFHYPDKALRERVFRIYNEHIADLQERSNGHFYGVGLINWWDPAGTRSTLAELKSLGLKTFLLPLNPGKDDDGNVYDYGSTTMDAVWDEIEAAGLPVSHHIGETPPKTPCQNNSVVVGMMVNVDSFREQFAKYVFSGILDRHPALKIGWFEGGIAWVPTALQDAEHMLASYRHMFNHELEHPVRHYWDNHMSASFMIDPLGLALIDRIGVDNVMWSSDYPHNESTFGYSEKSLASVVEAVGSEAAVKIVSTNVQHFLGLS, encoded by the coding sequence ATGTCCACCCTCACCGACGTAACCCTCTATCCGCCCGAAGGTTTCGGCGCCCCGAAGAACCGGCACGGTCACTCGACCGGCGCCGTCACCGGGCTGCCCGCCGACACCGTGATCTTCTCGGCCGACAATCACATCTCCGTGGCCGACGACATCTTCTACGAGCGCTTCCCCGAGGAACTCAAGGGCGCGGCCCCGCGAATCTGGTACGAGGACGGTGCCTACATGGTGGGCATGAAGGGCAAGGCCTGGACCGGCGGTGACTTCGGCCGGGTGCTGATGCAGTACGACGACCTCGCCGGCGCGGCGTCCAACAACATCGAGGCCCGCATCCGCGAGCTCAAAGAGGACGGCATCGACAAGGAGCTCGCCTTCCCCAACGCCGTGCTCGCGCTGTTCCACTACCCGGACAAGGCTCTGCGCGAGCGCGTCTTCCGCATCTACAACGAGCACATCGCCGATCTGCAGGAGCGGTCCAACGGGCACTTCTACGGCGTCGGGCTGATCAACTGGTGGGACCCTGCCGGGACCCGGTCCACCCTGGCGGAACTGAAGTCGCTCGGGCTCAAGACGTTCCTGCTGCCGCTCAATCCCGGCAAGGACGACGACGGCAACGTCTACGACTACGGCAGCACGACGATGGACGCCGTGTGGGACGAGATTGAAGCGGCCGGCCTGCCGGTCAGCCACCACATCGGCGAGACCCCGCCCAAGACGCCCTGCCAGAACAACAGCGTGGTCGTCGGCATGATGGTCAACGTCGACTCGTTCCGTGAGCAGTTCGCCAAGTACGTGTTCTCCGGCATCCTGGATCGCCACCCGGCCCTGAAGATCGGCTGGTTCGAGGGCGGGATCGCCTGGGTGCCCACCGCCCTGCAGGACGCCGAACACATGCTGGCCTCCTACCGGCACATGTTCAACCACGAGCTCGAGCATCCCGTGCGCCACTACTGGGACAACCACATGAGCGCCTCGTTCATGATCGACCCGCTCGGTCTGGCGCTGATCGACCGCATCGGAGTGGACAACGTCATGTGGTCCTCGGACTACCCGCACAACGAGAGCACCTTCGGCTACTCCGAGAAGTCGCTGGCCTCGGTCGTGGAGGCGGTCGGCAGCGAGGCCGCGGTCAAGATCGTCAGCACCAACGTGCAGCACTTCCTGGGCCTGTCATGA
- a CDS encoding cytochrome P450, translated as MTDTLTEEAVSAIPEYPMERSAGCPFAPPERMLAMNQVAPLSRVRIWDGSTPWLITGHEAARTLFADSRVSVDDRRSGFPHWNEHMLSTVNKRPRSVFTSDAEEHTRFRRMLSKPFTFRRVEALRPVIQEVTNECIDDVLAGPQPADMIAKLALPVPTRVISDMLGVPYADHEFFQEHANAGLARYAAADAMQKGAMSLHQYLINLVEEKQANPSEDAVSDLAERVTAGEISVKEAAQLGTGLLIAGHETTANMIGIGILALLEHPEQAALLRDSDDPKFIANAVEELMRYLSIIQNGQRRVAIEDIEIAGETIRAGEGIIIDLAPANWDASTYPQPDELDLTRDAGNQLGFGYGRHQCVGQQLARAELQIVFHTLLRRMPTMRLAIPFEEVPFKHDRLAYGVYELPVTW; from the coding sequence ATGACAGACACGCTGACCGAGGAAGCAGTGTCCGCGATCCCCGAGTATCCGATGGAGCGGTCGGCCGGCTGCCCGTTCGCTCCGCCGGAGCGGATGCTCGCGATGAATCAGGTCGCACCGCTGTCCCGGGTGAGGATCTGGGATGGCAGCACGCCGTGGCTGATCACCGGGCACGAGGCGGCGCGGACCCTGTTCGCCGACTCCCGCGTCAGCGTCGACGACAGGCGGTCCGGCTTCCCGCACTGGAACGAGCACATGCTCTCCACGGTGAACAAGCGGCCCCGCTCGGTGTTCACCTCCGATGCCGAGGAGCACACCCGGTTCCGCCGAATGCTGTCCAAGCCCTTCACATTCCGTCGGGTCGAAGCTTTGCGGCCGGTGATCCAAGAGGTCACCAACGAGTGCATCGACGACGTCCTAGCGGGCCCGCAACCCGCCGACATGATCGCCAAACTCGCTCTGCCGGTACCGACGCGGGTGATCAGCGACATGCTCGGGGTGCCCTACGCCGATCACGAGTTCTTCCAGGAGCACGCCAACGCCGGACTGGCGCGCTATGCGGCTGCGGACGCCATGCAGAAGGGCGCGATGAGCCTGCACCAGTACCTGATCAACCTCGTCGAGGAAAAGCAGGCCAACCCCTCGGAAGACGCGGTGTCCGACCTCGCCGAGCGGGTGACCGCCGGGGAGATCAGCGTCAAAGAAGCCGCGCAGCTGGGCACCGGGTTGCTCATCGCCGGACACGAGACCACCGCAAACATGATCGGCATCGGCATCCTCGCGCTGCTCGAACACCCGGAACAGGCTGCGCTGCTGCGTGATTCCGACGATCCCAAGTTCATCGCCAATGCCGTCGAAGAACTGATGCGCTATCTGTCGATCATCCAGAACGGCCAGCGGCGCGTCGCGATCGAGGACATCGAGATCGCCGGGGAGACCATCAGGGCCGGGGAGGGCATCATCATCGACCTGGCACCGGCGAACTGGGACGCGAGCACCTACCCGCAGCCCGACGAGCTCGACCTGACCCGTGACGCCGGCAACCAACTCGGATTCGGCTACGGTAGGCATCAATGCGTCGGCCAGCAGTTGGCCCGTGCCGAACTGCAGATCGTGTTCCACACGCTGCTGCGCCGCATGCCGACGATGCGCCTGGCGATCCCGTTCGAAGAAGTGCCCTTCAAGCACGACCGGCTCGCCTACGGCGTCTACGAACTTCCGGTGACCTGGTAA
- a CDS encoding ferredoxin translates to MKVTVDQDKCVSSGQCVLNAGEVFDQRDDDGVVQLLIPEPGPEHADQTRRAAAACPALAIHIEEQI, encoded by the coding sequence ATGAAGGTCACCGTCGATCAGGACAAGTGCGTCTCGTCGGGGCAGTGCGTGCTCAACGCCGGCGAGGTCTTCGACCAGCGCGACGACGACGGCGTGGTGCAACTGCTGATCCCCGAGCCCGGACCCGAACACGCCGACCAGACACGCAGGGCCGCGGCCGCATGCCCGGCTCTCGCCATTCACATCGAGGAGCAGATATGA
- a CDS encoding TetR/AcrR family transcriptional regulator codes for MTTARTVRADRASSTQEAILKAAERLYAEHGVFAVSNRQVSEAAGQGNNAAVGYHFGTKADLVRAIEHKHRGPIEELREQRIAEISDTTDMRQWVAALVCPLTDHLAALGNPTWYARFAAQVMTDPAYHNMIVKDALSSPSLVRVLDGINGCLPDLPVDVRVERNIMGRNLLMHSCAERERLLAQGAPVARSSWQAAASGLIDAIVGLWHAPVTELP; via the coding sequence GTGACGACTGCCCGGACTGTCCGTGCCGATCGTGCGAGCAGCACGCAAGAGGCGATCCTGAAGGCCGCTGAGCGCCTGTACGCCGAGCACGGGGTGTTCGCCGTGTCGAACCGGCAGGTGAGCGAGGCGGCCGGGCAGGGCAACAACGCCGCGGTGGGTTACCACTTCGGCACCAAGGCCGATCTCGTCCGCGCGATCGAGCACAAGCACCGCGGCCCGATCGAGGAGCTCCGCGAGCAACGCATCGCCGAGATCTCGGACACCACCGACATGCGGCAATGGGTGGCCGCGCTGGTCTGCCCGTTGACTGATCACCTTGCCGCGCTGGGGAACCCGACGTGGTACGCGCGGTTCGCCGCCCAGGTGATGACCGATCCCGCGTACCACAACATGATCGTCAAGGACGCCCTGTCGTCCCCGTCGCTGGTGCGGGTGCTCGACGGGATCAACGGATGCCTGCCCGATCTCCCGGTCGACGTTCGCGTCGAACGCAACATCATGGGCCGCAACCTGCTGATGCACAGCTGCGCCGAACGTGAGCGCCTGCTGGCTCAGGGGGCCCCGGTCGCCCGGTCCTCGTGGCAGGCCGCGGCGTCCGGCTTGATCGACGCGATCGTCGGACTCTGGCACGCGCCCGTCACGGAGCTGCCCTGA
- a CDS encoding SDR family NAD(P)-dependent oxidoreductase — protein sequence MTTELAGKVAIVTGASSGIGRGIAERFAAEGASVVIADVRDDLGEAVAAELNSEGGTTKFVKVDVGDQAQVGALVQTAVETFGALHVMVNNAGISSPLRKGLLHEDFDEFDRVMRINLLGVMAGTRDAARHMAEHGGGSIINLGSIGGIQAGGGVSTYRASKAAIIHFTKCAAIDLAHYEIRVNCLAPGNIPTPILASAATDEDRARLERFEAKIRQQMRDDRPLKREGTVGDVAEAALYLATDRSRYVTGTVLPIDGGTVAGKVIVRKPAADESSS from the coding sequence ATGACGACCGAACTGGCAGGCAAGGTCGCGATCGTCACCGGCGCGTCGTCGGGGATCGGTCGCGGCATCGCCGAGCGCTTCGCCGCCGAGGGCGCCAGCGTCGTCATCGCCGACGTCCGGGATGATCTCGGGGAAGCCGTTGCCGCCGAGTTGAATTCAGAGGGCGGCACCACCAAGTTCGTCAAAGTCGACGTCGGCGACCAAGCGCAGGTGGGTGCGCTGGTGCAGACCGCGGTCGAGACCTTCGGTGCGCTGCACGTGATGGTCAACAATGCGGGCATCTCGAGCCCCCTGCGAAAGGGCCTGCTCCACGAGGACTTCGACGAGTTCGATCGGGTGATGCGCATCAACCTCCTCGGTGTCATGGCCGGAACCCGCGACGCCGCGCGTCACATGGCCGAGCACGGCGGCGGCTCGATCATCAACCTCGGCTCGATCGGTGGCATCCAGGCCGGCGGCGGCGTATCGACGTATCGCGCTTCCAAGGCCGCCATCATCCACTTCACCAAATGCGCGGCGATCGATCTCGCGCACTACGAGATCCGGGTCAACTGCCTGGCCCCGGGCAACATCCCGACCCCGATCCTCGCATCGGCGGCCACCGACGAGGACCGGGCCCGGCTCGAGCGTTTCGAGGCCAAGATCCGGCAGCAGATGCGCGACGACCGCCCGCTCAAGAGGGAGGGAACCGTCGGTGACGTCGCCGAGGCGGCGCTGTACCTCGCGACCGACCGCTCCCGCTACGTGACCGGCACCGTGCTGCCGATCGACGGCGGAACAGTGGCAGGCAAGGTGATCGTCCGCAAGCCGGCGGCGGACGAGTCATCGTCGTGA
- a CDS encoding alpha/beta fold hydrolase, translating to MTDQHTVLVDGLRTTYLEAGQGDPVVLLHGGEFGASAAIGWEHTIGALAERHRVLAPDMLGFGGSAKVVDFTDGRGMRIRHIARFCEVVGVESAHFVGNSMGAVNLLVDTTSDAPALPVRSLTALCGGGEIQRNDHVAALYDYDATFEAMRRIVEALFSDPSYPADEEYVRRRYESSIVPGAWESLAAARFRRPGLEAPATPSSARAYDRVSVPALIVEGGADKLLPAGWAAEIAGQITQGDSAVVDDAGHCPQIEQPAAVNTLLLQFFERNAQ from the coding sequence GTGACCGACCAGCACACCGTGTTGGTCGACGGCCTGCGCACCACTTATCTGGAGGCCGGTCAGGGCGATCCGGTGGTGCTGCTGCACGGGGGCGAGTTCGGGGCGAGCGCAGCGATCGGCTGGGAGCACACCATCGGCGCGCTGGCCGAGCGCCATCGCGTGCTGGCACCCGACATGCTCGGCTTCGGCGGCTCGGCCAAGGTCGTGGACTTCACCGACGGCCGGGGCATGCGAATCCGCCACATCGCGCGGTTCTGCGAGGTGGTGGGCGTCGAATCGGCGCATTTCGTCGGGAACTCGATGGGCGCCGTCAACCTGCTCGTCGACACCACGTCCGACGCTCCGGCACTGCCCGTCCGCAGCCTCACCGCGCTGTGCGGCGGCGGGGAGATCCAGCGCAACGACCACGTCGCAGCCCTGTACGACTACGACGCGACGTTCGAGGCGATGAGACGGATCGTCGAGGCGCTGTTCAGCGACCCGTCGTACCCGGCGGACGAGGAGTACGTGCGGCGGCGCTATGAATCGAGCATCGTCCCCGGCGCCTGGGAATCGTTGGCGGCCGCCCGCTTTCGTCGACCGGGGCTGGAGGCGCCGGCCACGCCGAGCAGCGCGCGCGCCTACGACCGCGTCAGCGTACCGGCGCTCATCGTGGAAGGTGGGGCCGACAAGCTGTTGCCCGCCGGCTGGGCGGCCGAGATCGCCGGGCAGATCACTCAGGGCGACTCCGCCGTCGTCGACGATGCCGGCCACTGTCCGCAGATCGAACAACCCGCCGCCGTGAACACCCTGCTCCTGCAATTCTTCGAGAGGAACGCGCAATGA
- a CDS encoding NADPH-dependent FMN reductase, whose amino-acid sequence MTETRPPFIVGLGGTLRANSSTERALRYCLAAVERQGGRTRLFSAEDLDLPMYAPHELERTPRALELVKTLRDADAVVVGSPGYHGAVSGLVKNALDYIEDLREDPRVYLDNTPWGCISCAYGWQAAVGTLTQLRSIGHALRAWPTPLGVAINSADPIWDSSGELADTDQGKVVANQLELLATQVLAFAQSARETA is encoded by the coding sequence GTGACCGAAACCAGACCACCGTTCATCGTCGGCCTCGGCGGAACGCTGCGCGCCAATTCGTCGACCGAACGCGCGCTGCGATACTGCCTGGCGGCGGTGGAGCGCCAGGGCGGGCGAACGCGTCTGTTCAGCGCCGAAGATCTCGACCTGCCGATGTACGCCCCGCACGAACTCGAACGCACGCCGCGCGCCCTCGAGTTGGTCAAGACCCTGCGCGACGCCGACGCGGTGGTCGTGGGTTCGCCGGGCTACCACGGCGCGGTGTCGGGCTTGGTCAAGAACGCGCTCGACTACATCGAGGACCTCCGCGAAGACCCGCGCGTCTACCTCGACAACACCCCGTGGGGTTGCATCAGCTGCGCGTACGGCTGGCAGGCAGCGGTCGGCACGCTGACGCAGCTGCGCAGCATCGGGCATGCGTTGCGTGCGTGGCCGACTCCGCTCGGCGTCGCGATCAATTCCGCCGACCCGATCTGGGACTCCTCCGGCGAGCTCGCCGACACCGACCAGGGCAAGGTCGTGGCCAACCAGCTCGAGCTGCTGGCCACCCAGGTCCTGGCCTTCGCGCAGTCGGCGAGGGAGACGGCGTGA
- a CDS encoding cyclase family protein, protein MAGSMSDFRRMADQVRNWGRWGAADEIGTLNFITAEKVAEAAATVKKGSVISLGGDFGSSGPQGAFKFRQNPVHVMTVDGGDASTLVEYGPQWLRNAVAADMSAFFADNPFRFNDDIIVMPLQAATQWDALSHVYYEDKLYNGFPAGSVTSFGAFHCGIEKVDAKGITSRGVLLDVVAHRGADVFCPPGQPITPAELDEVVAAQNVEIRSGDVVVVHTGWWTRFLATGDGGEPGSGLDWTCAAWLHEREVAAVAADNLMVEDPDPAQGVEGTFLPMHMLCLRDMGLMLGEYWDLGPLAADCAADGVYEFQLVAPPLKVVGAVGAPVSPIAIK, encoded by the coding sequence GTGGCGGGCAGCATGAGCGACTTCCGCCGAATGGCGGACCAGGTGCGCAACTGGGGCCGGTGGGGCGCGGCCGACGAGATCGGCACGCTCAACTTCATCACCGCCGAGAAGGTCGCCGAAGCGGCGGCGACGGTCAAGAAGGGCAGCGTCATCTCCCTAGGTGGTGACTTCGGGTCGTCGGGTCCGCAGGGCGCGTTCAAGTTCCGGCAGAACCCCGTGCACGTCATGACCGTCGACGGCGGCGACGCCTCGACCCTGGTCGAGTACGGCCCGCAATGGTTGCGCAACGCGGTGGCCGCCGACATGAGCGCCTTCTTCGCCGACAACCCCTTCCGCTTCAACGACGACATCATCGTGATGCCGTTGCAGGCCGCGACGCAGTGGGACGCGCTGTCGCACGTCTACTACGAGGACAAGCTCTACAACGGCTTCCCCGCCGGCTCGGTCACCAGCTTCGGCGCGTTCCACTGCGGCATTGAGAAGGTCGACGCCAAGGGCATTACGTCGCGCGGAGTCCTGCTCGACGTCGTGGCCCACCGCGGCGCCGACGTGTTCTGTCCTCCCGGACAACCCATCACGCCCGCCGAACTCGACGAGGTCGTCGCCGCACAGAACGTCGAGATCCGGTCGGGTGACGTCGTCGTCGTGCACACCGGGTGGTGGACACGCTTCCTTGCCACCGGTGACGGCGGGGAGCCGGGCTCCGGCCTGGACTGGACCTGCGCGGCGTGGCTGCACGAGCGTGAGGTGGCGGCCGTCGCCGCCGACAACCTGATGGTGGAGGACCCCGACCCGGCCCAAGGTGTCGAAGGCACGTTCCTGCCGATGCACATGCTGTGTCTGCGTGACATGGGATTGATGCTCGGCGAGTACTGGGACCTCGGACCTTTGGCGGCCGACTGTGCCGCCGACGGGGTCTACGAATTCCAGCTCGTCGCACCGCCGTTGAAGGTGGTCGGTGCGGTGGGTGCTCCTGTCAGCCCGATTGCGATCAAGTGA
- a CDS encoding coniferyl-alcohol dehydrogenase encodes MAALDELVRYDGKHVVVTGCASGIGACVAQQLGHLGARVTGLDLRAPGDGSALAEFVEVDLADPDSVDTAAAAIDGEVDALFNVAGVSSGIGDPLLVVRIDFLGMRQLTEALIGRMPPGASITSVSSLAAWDYRENAGTTMGLVGTSSVDDGLRWCAANPGALSDGGYRLAKEAIILYGMSRAVDLGARGIRINCTAPGVTLTPILDQLRSAYGQQYLDSFTAPLGRVSDAEEQASVVVFLGSQAASYLTGQVVSTDGGISAQRFIAQVSDVHTTQGG; translated from the coding sequence GTGGCCGCCCTCGACGAGTTGGTGCGCTACGACGGCAAGCACGTCGTGGTCACCGGCTGCGCCTCCGGCATCGGCGCCTGCGTGGCGCAGCAGCTCGGTCACCTCGGTGCCCGGGTGACAGGTCTGGACCTCCGCGCTCCCGGTGACGGTTCCGCGCTCGCCGAGTTCGTCGAGGTCGACCTGGCCGACCCCGACTCCGTCGACACCGCGGCCGCCGCGATCGACGGTGAGGTCGACGCGCTGTTCAACGTGGCCGGTGTGTCCTCGGGGATCGGTGACCCGCTGTTGGTCGTCCGCATCGACTTCCTCGGGATGCGACAGCTGACCGAGGCGTTGATCGGCAGGATGCCACCCGGTGCGTCCATCACCAGTGTCTCTTCGCTGGCCGCCTGGGACTACCGCGAAAACGCCGGCACCACAATGGGTCTGGTCGGCACTTCGTCGGTCGACGACGGGTTGCGCTGGTGTGCCGCGAATCCGGGTGCCCTGTCCGACGGCGGCTACCGGCTCGCCAAGGAGGCGATCATCCTCTACGGCATGAGCCGCGCGGTGGACCTCGGCGCCCGCGGTATCAGGATCAACTGCACCGCACCCGGGGTCACGCTGACCCCGATCCTGGACCAGTTGCGCTCGGCCTACGGGCAGCAGTACCTCGATTCGTTCACCGCGCCGCTGGGCCGGGTGTCGGACGCCGAGGAGCAGGCTTCGGTGGTGGTGTTCCTCGGCAGCCAGGCTGCGAGCTATCTCACCGGCCAGGTGGTGTCGACCGACGGCGGGATCTCCGCACAGCGGTTCATCGCGCAGGTGTCCGACGTTCACACGACGCAGGGAGGCTGA
- a CDS encoding LLM class flavin-dependent oxidoreductase yields MKISLFYEFPLPRPWSDGDEHQLFQHGLDEVELADKAGFSTVWLTEHHFLEEYCHSTAPEMFLAAASQRTKNIRLGFGVMHLPPPINHPARIAERVATLDHLSNGRVEFGTGEGSSVAELGGFNIDPADKRTMWEEALEVSIRCMTEAPFTGFKGEHVEMAARNVIPKPLQSPHPPVWVACTRPSSVQMAAQKAIGALSFAYTGPEALKTRVDGYYKEFEEQGTPVTPAINPNLLAIGGDLSMMVAKTDEEALERLGIGGGFFSFGIMHYYVNGMHTPGRTGVWELYEQAVKEDPTLAYGPGRGAIGSPETVREFLRGYEASGVDEIILLLNPRSHEGTMESIEIMGREILPEFIERDEKAVKDKAKRLEPVIEKVEARRQPSDAPMFDETYAFGGLPTGRGGKFTAGEIPEAMAEINEGRVKAAQAEKAAKEAAS; encoded by the coding sequence GTGAAGATTTCCCTGTTCTACGAATTCCCCCTGCCCCGGCCCTGGTCCGACGGCGACGAGCACCAGCTGTTCCAGCACGGCCTCGACGAGGTCGAACTCGCCGACAAGGCGGGCTTCTCCACCGTGTGGCTCACCGAGCACCACTTCCTCGAGGAGTACTGCCACTCGACGGCCCCCGAGATGTTCCTGGCCGCGGCGAGCCAGCGGACGAAGAACATCCGGCTGGGCTTCGGCGTCATGCACCTTCCGCCGCCGATCAACCACCCGGCGCGCATCGCCGAGCGCGTCGCGACGCTCGACCATCTGTCCAACGGCCGCGTCGAGTTCGGCACCGGCGAAGGGTCTTCGGTCGCCGAGCTCGGCGGCTTCAACATCGACCCGGCCGACAAGCGCACCATGTGGGAAGAGGCCCTGGAGGTCTCCATCCGCTGCATGACCGAGGCGCCGTTCACCGGGTTCAAGGGCGAGCACGTCGAAATGGCCGCCCGCAACGTGATTCCCAAGCCGCTGCAGAGCCCGCATCCCCCGGTGTGGGTGGCCTGTACCCGTCCGTCGTCGGTGCAGATGGCCGCCCAGAAGGCCATCGGCGCACTGAGTTTCGCCTACACCGGACCGGAAGCGCTCAAGACCCGCGTCGACGGCTACTACAAGGAGTTCGAGGAGCAGGGCACTCCGGTCACGCCGGCGATCAACCCGAACCTGCTGGCCATCGGCGGCGACCTGTCGATGATGGTGGCCAAGACCGACGAGGAGGCGCTCGAGCGGCTGGGCATCGGCGGCGGGTTCTTCTCGTTCGGCATCATGCACTACTACGTCAACGGCATGCACACGCCGGGCCGGACCGGTGTGTGGGAGCTCTACGAGCAGGCGGTCAAGGAGGATCCGACATTGGCGTACGGCCCCGGCCGCGGCGCCATCGGCTCGCCCGAAACGGTACGGGAGTTCCTGCGCGGTTACGAAGCCAGCGGCGTCGACGAGATCATCCTGCTGCTCAACCCGCGCAGCCATGAGGGCACCATGGAGTCGATCGAGATCATGGGCCGCGAGATCCTGCCCGAGTTCATCGAGCGCGACGAAAAAGCGGTGAAGGACAAGGCCAAGCGTCTCGAGCCGGTGATCGAGAAGGTCGAGGCGCGCCGGCAGCCCTCGGACGCACCGATGTTCGACGAGACATACGCGTTCGGCGGTCTGCCCACCGGCCGGGGCGGAAAGTTCACCGCCGGGGAGATCCCGGAGGCGATGGCCGAGATCAACGAGGGTCGGGTCAAAGCGGCGCAGGCGGAGAAGGCCGCGAAGGAAGCCGCGAGCTGA